The Ornithinimicrobium sufpigmenti genome includes the window CTGCTCGCCGCCGTCGCGGTGCTGGCCCCCGGCGTGCTGCAGTCCTGACCTGGGCCGGGCCCGGGCCTCCCGCGCACCGCGGCACCGGCGTGTCGCGCACAGGACACAGACTGCTTGCGGCGTGTCGCACGTCCCCGCGTGCGACACGCCGCAGGGCCCGGACGCCCTGTGCGCGACACGCCGGCGGGGGGACGGGGTGAGGGCGCCGACGGGGGGGAAACGGCAGGCGAAGGCGCCGACAGGGGAACGGCAGCCGAGAGGGCGCCGGCGGGCGAGCGCTCCGGCCGGGTGGACAGACAGGGCGGGCCACCAGACAGCGGGCGGCGGGGTCGGGCGGGCGCGGGTGGGCGTGCTCTGCGTCATGCCGGTGGCCGAGGGTCGAGGTGCGGCTCGTGGCTCACGGTCCGCGCCTCCTCCCCAGCTCAGTCGTCGGACGACTCGCCGAGCTCGCCGAGGTGCACGAGGGCGTCTCCGCGGTTGGCCAGCGGGGCTTCGGAGCGGCCGATGACCACGCCCGTGCGGTCGGCCTTGACGATGGCCAGCCGCTTGCCGAAGGAGTTGAACAGCTCACCGAGCCGGTCTCCTTCCTTGACGTGCTGGCCGAGGTCGACGTCCATGTGCACGATGCCCGTCCGGCGGGCACGGACCCAGCCCGAGCGCCAGCACACGTCGCTGGGACGGGGCGCCTCGACCGACTCCTCGGGCGGGTCGATCATCCCGAGCGTGGCCAGCACCCGCAGCACCCCGTCCACCCCGGGCGTGATGGCCCACTCGTCGAAGCGCCAGGCCTCCCCCGCCTCGTAGAGCAGCACGCGGGCGCCGGCCTCCCGGGCGGCGGAGCGCAGCGAGCCGTCCCGGAGCCGGGCGTGGTACATCACCGGTGCACCGAAGGCCTCCGCCAGCTCGCGGGTGCGCGGGTCCTCCAGGTCGCAGCGGATCTGCGGCAGGTTGGTGCGCCGGTCCGATCCGGTGTGCAGGTCGATCCCCACGTCGCACTTGTGCACGACCTCGTTCATGAACAGGTGGGCGATCCGGCCCGCGAGCGAGCCCCGCACCGAGCCCGGGAAGCTGCGGTTGAGGTCGCGCCTGTCCGGCATGTAGCGGTCACGGGTCATCACGCCCAGCACGTTGACGATGGGCACGGCGATGACGGTGCCGCGGATGCTCCGGGGGTCCAGCTGGGCCATCACCCGGCGGACGATCTCGATGCCGACGACCTCGTCGCCGTGGATCGCGGCGTTGACCCACACGGTCGGACCGTCCTCGCGGCCGTGGAGGACGTGTACGGGCAGGCTCACCTCGGCACCCGTGACCAGTCGCGAGATCGGCAGGCTCACCTCCCGCCGGGAGCCGGCCCGCACCCTGACCTCGCCGATGGCGAACGACGGGCGTAGCCGCCGTCGTTCGCTCACGCGCGGCCCCAGTTGCGACGCCGCAGCTCCCGGGGCGGACGACCACCCAGGTAGGAGCGGGCCGGGTCCACGAGGTAGCCCTGCACCAGGACCTCCCGTCCGACCAGCATCCGGAAACCCATCTCGTCACGGCCGGTGAGCGTCACCTCGGCCGGGACGGTCCGCCCGCCGAGCACGACGGGGAGCAGCACCACATACCTCTCCTCGGCGTGGCCGGAGGAGGACCGGACCGTGCGCGAGTCGTGGACGGGCAGCTCCACGACCACCTCGTCCTCGGCGGTCGCCTGCCACGGGTGGACGACGAAGCGGACCCAGTCGTGCCCGTCGCGGTCGAAGGTGCGCAGGTCGAAGGCGTGCAGGGAGGAGGTCTTCGCGCCCGTGTCCACCTTGGCCTTGACCCAGTCCACCCCTACCTCGGGCAGGCGCACCCATTCCCGCCAGCCGACGACGGTCTGCTCTGTGGTGTGATGGGCTCGCTCCGACACCTGCACATCCTCTCAGGAAGCATCCATGAAGCTCGCCATCCTCTCCCGGTCGCTGCGCGCCTACTCCACCCAGCGCCTGCGCACCGCCGCCCTCGACCGGGGTCACCAGGTCAAGGTGCTGGATACCCTGCGCTTCGGGATCGACCTCACCGGCGAGGAACCGGACCTGTCCTTCAGAGGGAGGCAGCTGTCCAGCTACGACGCGATCCTGCCCCGGATCGGGGCGTCGGTCACCTACTTCGGCACCGCGGTGGTGCGGCAGTTCGAGCAGATGGACGTCTACACGCCCAACACCGCCAACGGCATCATGAACAGCCGGGACAAGCTGCGCGCCACGCAGATCCTGTCCCGCCACGCGATCGCGATGCCGGCGACCGCGTTCGTGCGCAACCGCGACGACGTGCGCAGCGCGATCTCGATGGTCGGCGGGGCCCCGGTCGTCATCAAGCTGCTCGAGGGCACCCAGGGCATCGGCGTCATCCTCGCCCCGACCGCGAAGGTCGCCGAGGCGATCATCGAGACCCTGCACGGCACCAACCAGCAGGTGCTCATCCAGCACTTCGTCAAGGAGTCGAGGGGCAAGGACATCCGCGCCCTGGTCGTCGGGGACCGGGTGGTCGCGGCCATGCGGCGACGGGCCCAGGGCGATGAGTTCCGCTCCAACGTCCACCGCGGCGGCAGCGTCGAGGGCGTCGAGCTGGACCCGGCCTACGCCGAGGTCGCGGTCCGCGCCGCGCACATCATGGGCCTGCGGGTGGCCGGCGTGGACATGCTCGAGGGCGACGAGGGGCCGCTGGTCATGGAGGTCAACTCCTCACCCGGCCTGCAGGGCATCGAGGCGGCGACCAAGCTGGACGTCGCCGGCGCGATCGTCGACTACATCGCCGACCAGGTCGGTTTCCCGGACATCGACGTGCGCCAGCGCCTCGCCGTCTCCACGGGGTATGGCGTGGCCGAGATCGCGGTGATGTCCGGCTCGGACATGATCGGCAAGACCCTCGCCGAGTCCGGGCTGCGGGAGAACGACATCCAGGTGCTCACCCTGCACCGCGGCACCCGGGTCGTGCCCAACCCGCTGCCGGGCAAGGAGCTCGAGGACGGCGACCGGCTGCTGTGCTTCGGCCGGCTGGAGAACATGCGCTCCCTCATCCCGGCCCGCTCGCGGCGGCCCCGTCGCGTGCGCCGGCTGCCCAAGAACCCGATCCTGGAGCACGAGAGCGCCTCGTAGGTCCTGGAGCCCCGGGCCAGGCGTCAGCGCTGAGCCGCGGCGTCCAGCGCCTCGGCGATGGGGGTCGGCCCGTTGACGAACTCGATCATCACGCCGCCCAGGTCGTCGCGCTCGACGACGGCCGCCAGGACGCGCGCCACGTCGGCGCGGGAGACCTGCGACTGCCCGACCACCGACGGGTCGCGGTCGGCGTCGTCCGGGCCGTAGCCCACGACGAGCAGGTGGCCCGTCGGGGCCTCGAGGGACAGGGCACCGGGGGCGACGATCGTCCAGGCGAGGTCGGTGCCGCGCAGGTGCTCGTCAGCGGCGGCCTTGGCCTCGGCGTAGGCGAAGAAGGAGTTGTCCTCCGGTACACCGTGGTCGGTGGTCGCACCGAGGTAGGAGACGATCACGTAGCGCGGGACCCCGGCCGCCACGGCGGCGTCCATGGTCCGGATCGCGGCGTCGCGGTCGACCGCGAAGGTGCGCTCCGGGTCACCGCCGCCCGCGCCGGCCGACCAGACGACGACGTCGTGGCCGCGCAGCAGCTCGGTCAGCTCCTCGACCGACAGCGACTGCACGTCGGCGACGACGGGGTTGGCCCCGCGCTCGGCGATGGCGGCCTGCTGGTCCGGGTTGCGGATGATGGCATCGACCTCGTGCCCCGCCTCGCTCAGCAGCGGGTGCAGCTCGAGGGCGATCTTTCCGTGTCCTCCGATGATGGCGATACGCATACCAGGGACAGCGCATCTCGGGTGCTCGATGTTCCCCGTGCCCTCCCGAGCCCGTGCCACCCTGCCCCGGCCCCTGCCCCTTCAGGTGTGCGCCGACGACGGGAGGCGGCACCATACCGTCATGACCCGCCTGCGCACGGTGAAGCCCGGGAGCAAGGGCTGGACCCGCCGACGCGCGGGCTCCGGCTTCACCTACCTCGACCACGACGGCAACCGCCTGCCGCAGGAGGAGGTCGACCGGATCAAGGCGCTGGCCATCCCGCCCGCCTGGAAGGACGTGTGGATCTGCCCCGTCGCCCACGGCCACATCCAAGCCGTCGGCACCGACGAGGCCGGGCGGCGGCAGTACCTCTACCACCCGACGTGGCGCGAGCAGCGGGACGAGGCGAAGTTCCGGCGGATCATCGAGGCGTCGGAACGGCTCCCTCAGGCCCGGCGGCGGGTCACCCGCGACCTGCGGCGCGAGGGTATGCCGCTCCAGCGGGCCTGCGCCACCGCCGTCCGGATGCTGGACCTGGGGTACTTCCGGATCGGCAACGACGTCTACACCGACACCCACGGCTCGTTCGGGCTGACCACCCTGGAGCGCTCGCACGTGCGCAAGGTCGCCGAGGGGCTGCGCTTCACCTTCGTCGGCAAGAGCGGGATCCAGCAGGACCTGACCATCTCCGACGACGACGTGGCTGCCTCCCTTCGGGTGATGCGCTCCCGGCGGGACGGCACCAGCCGGCTCCTGGCCTGGAGGGACGACAACGGCGCCTGGCACCTGCTCACCTCCGACGACGTCAACGCCTACCTGGCCGACATCTTCGACCACGAGCTGACTGCCAAGGACTTCCGCACCTGGCACGCGACCGTGCACGCGGCGGTCGCGCTGGCCGCCTCGCCGGAGCCGGGCGACAGCAAGACCAGCCAGCGTCGTGCGGTCAAGGAGGCGGTGGAGGAGGTCTCGGACTACCTGGGCAACACCCCGACGATCGCCAAGGGCTCCTACATCGACCCGCGCGTCATCGAGGCCTACGAGGAGGGCGAGACGATCACCGTGCCGGGCGCGTCGTCGGGGACGAGCGCCCGGACCCGGCAGAGCGCGGTCGAGAAGGCGGTGCGGGACCTGCTGTCGGACGACTGAGCTCCGTCCGCAGGTCGTCTGCGGGTGGTCAGGTGGTCAGCGAGCTCGCCCGAGGGTCGTCAGCTCGCCTTGTCCGCGTCTTCGCTGCGGTAGATGGCCTCGCGCTCGTCCTCGGTCAGACCACCCCAGACGCCGTAGGGCTCGCGGACGCGCAGGGCGTGGTCGCGGCAGGTGTCGAGCACCGGACAGGTGCCGCAGACCGCCTTCGCCCGCTGGACGCGGCGCTCCCGCGAGGGGCCGCGCTCACCCTCCGGGTGGAAAAAGATGTCGGGGCTGGCATCACGGCAGGCACCGTTCTGTTGCCACTCCCACACCTCGATCATCGGCTCCAGGGCCTCGGACTGGGTCATCGTCCAACCACCTCCTTCATGGGGCACTCAACCTCATGTCGAGGCGGAAGGTTACCGATTTGACCAAAACATGGGAAAAGATCACCCCTGGGGGTGCGAAAACGGGGTCTCACCAGGGCAGTTTCCGCTCCGGAAGGGAGCTGCGCCGCCGACCCCTCAGCGTCCGGTCCAGGTCCAGCCTCCGCACGGCGAG containing:
- the rimK gene encoding 30S ribosomal protein S6--L-glutamate ligase; translation: MKLAILSRSLRAYSTQRLRTAALDRGHQVKVLDTLRFGIDLTGEEPDLSFRGRQLSSYDAILPRIGASVTYFGTAVVRQFEQMDVYTPNTANGIMNSRDKLRATQILSRHAIAMPATAFVRNRDDVRSAISMVGGAPVVIKLLEGTQGIGVILAPTAKVAEAIIETLHGTNQQVLIQHFVKESRGKDIRALVVGDRVVAAMRRRAQGDEFRSNVHRGGSVEGVELDPAYAEVAVRAAHIMGLRVAGVDMLEGDEGPLVMEVNSSPGLQGIEAATKLDVAGAIVDYIADQVGFPDIDVRQRLAVSTGYGVAEIAVMSGSDMIGKTLAESGLRENDIQVLTLHRGTRVVPNPLPGKELEDGDRLLCFGRLENMRSLIPARSRRPRRVRRLPKNPILEHESAS
- a CDS encoding ATP-dependent zinc protease family protein, which gives rise to MSERAHHTTEQTVVGWREWVRLPEVGVDWVKAKVDTGAKTSSLHAFDLRTFDRDGHDWVRFVVHPWQATAEDEVVVELPVHDSRTVRSSSGHAEERYVVLLPVVLGGRTVPAEVTLTGRDEMGFRMLVGREVLVQGYLVDPARSYLGGRPPRELRRRNWGRA
- a CDS encoding WhiB family transcriptional regulator; the protein is MTQSEALEPMIEVWEWQQNGACRDASPDIFFHPEGERGPSRERRVQRAKAVCGTCPVLDTCRDHALRVREPYGVWGGLTEDEREAIYRSEDADKAS
- a CDS encoding NAD(P)H-binding protein — its product is MRIAIIGGHGKIALELHPLLSEAGHEVDAIIRNPDQQAAIAERGANPVVADVQSLSVEELTELLRGHDVVVWSAGAGGGDPERTFAVDRDAAIRTMDAAVAAGVPRYVIVSYLGATTDHGVPEDNSFFAYAEAKAAADEHLRGTDLAWTIVAPGALSLEAPTGHLLVVGYGPDDADRDPSVVGQSQVSRADVARVLAAVVERDDLGGVMIEFVNGPTPIAEALDAAAQR
- a CDS encoding M14 family metallopeptidase — encoded protein: MSERRRLRPSFAIGEVRVRAGSRREVSLPISRLVTGAEVSLPVHVLHGREDGPTVWVNAAIHGDEVVGIEIVRRVMAQLDPRSIRGTVIAVPIVNVLGVMTRDRYMPDRRDLNRSFPGSVRGSLAGRIAHLFMNEVVHKCDVGIDLHTGSDRRTNLPQIRCDLEDPRTRELAEAFGAPVMYHARLRDGSLRSAAREAGARVLLYEAGEAWRFDEWAITPGVDGVLRVLATLGMIDPPEESVEAPRPSDVCWRSGWVRARRTGIVHMDVDLGQHVKEGDRLGELFNSFGKRLAIVKADRTGVVIGRSEAPLANRGDALVHLGELGESSDD
- a CDS encoding DNA topoisomerase IB, translated to MTRLRTVKPGSKGWTRRRAGSGFTYLDHDGNRLPQEEVDRIKALAIPPAWKDVWICPVAHGHIQAVGTDEAGRRQYLYHPTWREQRDEAKFRRIIEASERLPQARRRVTRDLRREGMPLQRACATAVRMLDLGYFRIGNDVYTDTHGSFGLTTLERSHVRKVAEGLRFTFVGKSGIQQDLTISDDDVAASLRVMRSRRDGTSRLLAWRDDNGAWHLLTSDDVNAYLADIFDHELTAKDFRTWHATVHAAVALAASPEPGDSKTSQRRAVKEAVEEVSDYLGNTPTIAKGSYIDPRVIEAYEEGETITVPGASSGTSARTRQSAVEKAVRDLLSDD